A part of Melittangium boletus DSM 14713 genomic DNA contains:
- a CDS encoding carboxylesterase/lipase family protein, with translation MEHPIVSTSSGRVRGVIEHGTARFLGIPYAASPLGDRRFQPPQPPEPWADVRDASAPGPTAPQNHGAFPGVDLGPLVGGGWRRGDDFLNVNIWTPDVAARGLPVMVFIHGGGFVGGSNDASVQDGRGFARSGVVCAAINYRLGVEGFLPIPGAPTNLGLRDALAALGWIQENIAAFGGDPANVTIFGESAGAMLVADLVTSPLAKGLFRRAIVQSGHGSMVRSPEVAARLVHRMAKLLRVTPDVEGFRTRTVEQCLDALKRVSVPLLGFVDLRDETGLEPAFGLSRFLPIHGDDVLPEPPLAALAKGAGAGIDLLIGTNAEEMNIYLVPTGVRRVVPGWMATFMLGRAVRDARAILEDYGLNQKGRRAGDALSEALHDLVFRGSARRFAAAHQGRTHFYELGWRSPACGGALGACHGLELPFVFDTLESCTGPNGLVGSAPPRELADRIHRLWVGFATDGKLPWSEYDADTRQVYALETGVTRTEAPLPAARYLP, from the coding sequence ATGGAGCATCCCATCGTCAGCACTTCTTCTGGCCGGGTCCGCGGTGTCATCGAGCATGGCACCGCGCGTTTCCTGGGCATCCCCTACGCCGCCTCGCCGCTCGGGGACAGGCGGTTCCAGCCTCCTCAGCCGCCCGAGCCCTGGGCGGACGTACGGGATGCCTCTGCTCCGGGTCCTACCGCGCCCCAGAACCATGGGGCCTTTCCGGGGGTGGATCTCGGCCCGCTGGTGGGCGGCGGGTGGCGGCGGGGAGACGACTTCCTGAACGTGAACATCTGGACGCCAGATGTCGCGGCCAGGGGCCTGCCCGTCATGGTCTTCATCCATGGCGGTGGCTTCGTGGGCGGAAGCAACGATGCGTCCGTCCAGGACGGCCGCGGCTTCGCGCGCTCGGGCGTGGTCTGCGCGGCGATCAACTACCGTTTGGGCGTGGAGGGGTTCCTGCCCATTCCAGGCGCGCCCACCAATCTGGGCCTGCGGGATGCGCTCGCCGCGCTCGGCTGGATCCAGGAGAACATCGCGGCCTTCGGTGGCGATCCGGCGAATGTCACCATCTTTGGTGAGTCCGCCGGGGCGATGCTGGTCGCGGACCTCGTGACCTCGCCCCTGGCGAAGGGCTTGTTCCGCCGGGCGATCGTGCAGAGCGGCCATGGTTCCATGGTGCGCTCACCCGAGGTCGCCGCGCGGTTGGTCCACCGGATGGCGAAGCTCTTGCGCGTCACGCCCGACGTCGAGGGCTTCCGCACTCGCACGGTCGAGCAGTGTCTCGACGCGCTCAAGAGGGTATCGGTGCCCCTCCTGGGTTTCGTCGACCTGCGCGACGAGACGGGGCTCGAGCCCGCCTTTGGCCTGAGCCGCTTCCTGCCCATCCATGGCGACGACGTGCTGCCCGAGCCTCCGCTCGCGGCGCTCGCGAAAGGGGCGGGTGCCGGGATCGACCTCCTGATTGGCACGAATGCCGAGGAGATGAACATCTACCTCGTGCCGACCGGGGTGCGGCGCGTGGTTCCCGGATGGATGGCGACGTTCATGCTCGGCCGTGCGGTGCGTGACGCCCGCGCCATTCTCGAGGACTACGGTCTGAACCAGAAGGGCAGGCGGGCGGGCGATGCGCTGAGCGAGGCCCTGCACGACCTGGTCTTCCGTGGGTCCGCGCGCCGGTTCGCGGCGGCGCACCAAGGGCGTACGCACTTCTATGAGCTCGGCTGGCGTTCGCCCGCGTGTGGCGGTGCGCTGGGCGCGTGCCATGGGCTCGAACTGCCCTTCGTCTTCGACACGCTGGAGAGCTGCACCGGCCCGAACGGGCTCGTCGGGAGCGCACCGCCACGGGAGCTCGCCGATCGCATCCACCGGCTCTGGGTGGGGTTCGCGACCGACGGGAAGCTGCCCTGGTCCGAGTATGACGCCGACACGCGACAGGTGTACGCGCTGGAGACGGGCGTGACGCGCACCGAGGCCCCCCTGCCAGCCGCGCGGTACCTGCCCTGA
- a CDS encoding SMI1/KNR4 family protein has translation MPTPMSSLLEEVSRDHFPRPPATPEEIEEFEHRVGWPLDPDLRAFYLHCNGAELIKRLPNTPYRVLPLSKIVRARVAIYGEDDDQWGPASVYALCDVQDGNYVLVDVARQENDRYPLIDGYHEAWPDPKYCGSVANSFSEFLEQVLRTRRNLYWLGE, from the coding sequence ATGCCCACTCCGATGAGCAGCTTGCTCGAAGAGGTTTCGCGTGACCACTTCCCCCGTCCCCCGGCTACGCCCGAGGAGATCGAGGAGTTCGAGCATCGAGTGGGCTGGCCATTGGACCCCGACCTCCGGGCCTTCTACCTGCATTGCAATGGGGCCGAGTTGATCAAGCGGCTGCCCAATACCCCCTACCGCGTTCTTCCCCTATCGAAGATCGTCCGGGCACGGGTCGCCATCTACGGCGAGGATGATGACCAGTGGGGTCCCGCCTCGGTTTACGCCCTCTGCGACGTCCAGGATGGCAACTACGTGCTGGTGGATGTGGCCCGCCAAGAGAACGACCGTTACCCCCTCATCGACGGTTACCACGAGGCGTGGCCCGATCCGAAATACTGTGGGTCCGTCGCGAACTCCTTTTCGGAGTTCCTGGAACAGGTGCTTCGCACCCGGCGCAATCTCTACTGGCTGGGGGAGTAG
- a CDS encoding D-alanine--D-alanine ligase family protein produces the protein MALSPLRVAVLYYQPKEDEADPVVQQVSRSLREAGHTPVPVRVDESLSDLVRQVSRSRADLVFNLCETFADDYRLEVNVAAVLELARMPFTGSGTAGLLLAQDKILTKQLLQFHGVLTPRFATFDGTSLQAHGDLSFPLIVKPARSDASMGLGVEKDMDGLARRVRLIREQYDDEALAEEFIEGREVYVGVLGDHARPQVLPVVELDFGEKWSRKRMKIADRGVKFGPEGPGEPALVMPKDLSDELRGRIERSAVAAFRALKLSDYARIDFRVSSATNEPYLLEVNPNPYLEEKCEVAMGARETGLSYPQLIQHIVETAARRHGLGRDQRRAAPVADSEPAPMS, from the coding sequence ATGGCCCTGTCTCCCCTGCGCGTCGCGGTCCTCTATTACCAGCCCAAGGAGGACGAGGCCGATCCCGTCGTCCAACAGGTGTCCCGGTCTCTCCGGGAAGCGGGACACACGCCCGTGCCCGTGCGCGTCGACGAGAGCCTGTCGGACCTGGTGCGGCAGGTGTCGCGCAGCCGCGCGGACCTCGTCTTCAACCTGTGCGAGACCTTCGCCGACGACTACCGGTTGGAGGTGAATGTCGCCGCCGTGCTGGAGCTCGCGCGCATGCCCTTCACGGGCTCGGGGACGGCGGGCCTCTTGCTCGCGCAGGACAAGATCCTCACCAAGCAGTTGTTGCAGTTCCATGGTGTGCTCACGCCGCGGTTCGCCACCTTCGATGGCACGTCGCTGCAGGCCCACGGAGACCTGTCCTTCCCGCTCATCGTCAAGCCGGCGCGCTCGGATGCGTCCATGGGGTTGGGGGTGGAGAAGGACATGGATGGCCTGGCGCGCCGGGTGCGCTTGATTCGCGAGCAGTACGACGACGAGGCGCTGGCGGAGGAGTTCATCGAGGGCCGCGAGGTGTACGTGGGCGTGCTGGGGGACCACGCGAGGCCCCAGGTGCTGCCGGTGGTGGAGCTGGACTTCGGCGAGAAGTGGAGCCGCAAGCGCATGAAGATCGCGGACCGGGGGGTGAAGTTCGGCCCCGAGGGACCCGGCGAACCCGCGCTCGTGATGCCGAAGGACCTGTCGGACGAGCTGCGGGGACGCATCGAGCGCTCCGCGGTGGCGGCCTTCCGGGCGCTCAAGTTGAGTGACTACGCGCGCATCGACTTCCGGGTGTCCAGCGCCACCAACGAACCGTACCTGCTCGAGGTCAATCCGAATCCCTACCTTGAGGAGAAGTGCGAGGTGGCGATGGGGGCCCGGGAGACAGGCCTGTCCTATCCCCAGCTCATCCAGCACATCGTCGAGACGGCGGCGAGGCGGCACGGGCTGGGCCGGGACCAGCGCCGCGCCGCGCCGGTGGCGGACTCCGAGCCCGCGCCCATGAGTTGA
- a CDS encoding Uma2 family endonuclease gives MPDLAGWRRERLPDAVGGADAPAHDDLAPDWVCEVLSPSTRRVDEGEKMRIYAREGVQHLWHVDPLARTLEHFRLAEGHWRLANSFTGEGHIRVEPFDALEFPLSLLWSR, from the coding sequence GTGCCGGATCTCGCGGGCTGGAGGCGCGAGCGCCTGCCGGATGCGGTCGGAGGGGCGGACGCACCGGCACACGATGACCTGGCTCCGGACTGGGTATGTGAGGTGCTCTCTCCGAGCACCCGGCGCGTGGACGAGGGCGAGAAGATGCGCATCTACGCCCGTGAGGGCGTCCAGCACCTCTGGCACGTGGACCCGCTCGCGCGGACCCTCGAGCACTTCCGGCTCGCGGAGGGGCACTGGCGACTCGCCAACTCCTTCACTGGCGAGGGACATATCCGGGTGGAACCCTTCGACGCGCTCGAGTTCCCGCTGTCGCTCCTCTGGTCCAGGTGA
- a CDS encoding SUF system Fe-S cluster assembly regulator, producing MLRMSKMTDYGIVLLTELARAGIGTRTAKELAACTHVPLPSVSKVLKGLHGAGLLVSHRGASGGYGLARPAEAIPLTEIITALEGPVSFTECGAHGSPEQGGTCELETVCRVRGHWRIINRTLHDALGKLSLADLCAPATRLVSLSTPAPQPLPSTVRGNPS from the coding sequence ATGCTCCGGATGAGCAAGATGACGGACTACGGCATCGTGCTGCTGACCGAGTTGGCGCGCGCCGGGATCGGCACGCGCACGGCCAAGGAACTGGCCGCCTGCACGCACGTGCCCCTTCCCTCGGTGAGCAAGGTGCTCAAGGGCCTGCATGGCGCGGGTCTGCTCGTGTCCCACCGGGGCGCCAGCGGCGGCTATGGGCTCGCCCGGCCCGCCGAGGCCATTCCGCTCACGGAGATCATCACCGCGCTCGAGGGGCCCGTGTCCTTCACCGAGTGTGGCGCCCATGGCTCCCCCGAGCAGGGCGGCACCTGTGAGCTGGAGACGGTGTGCCGCGTGCGCGGCCACTGGCGCATCATCAACCGCACCCTCCACGACGCGCTCGGCAAGCTGAGCCTCGCGGACCTGTGCGCGCCCGCGACGCGCCTCGTCTCGCTCTCCACGCCGGCGCCTCAACCGCTTCCCTCCACCGTGCGAGGAAATCCCTCATGA
- a CDS encoding VOC family protein, producing MHTVIPVNPVKQEAADALGEVRVTSRPGHKETAMAVTGIGGIFFRARDPKALSEWYRTHLGVGAGCNPSGTIEPDDWYWRTAAGPVVFVPFRADTDYWAADKAWMLNLRVEGLDALLTRLRDAGIAVETRADWDTPETGRFARIHDPEGNAIELWEPPAD from the coding sequence ATGCACACCGTCATTCCGGTCAATCCGGTAAAACAAGAAGCTGCGGACGCGCTCGGTGAAGTGCGCGTAACCTCGCGGCCTGGCCACAAGGAGACGGCAATGGCGGTGACTGGAATCGGCGGCATCTTCTTTCGTGCGCGGGACCCGAAGGCGTTGTCCGAGTGGTACCGCACCCACCTCGGCGTGGGCGCGGGCTGCAATCCGTCGGGAACGATCGAGCCGGACGACTGGTATTGGCGCACCGCCGCCGGGCCGGTGGTCTTCGTGCCCTTTCGCGCCGACACCGACTATTGGGCGGCGGACAAGGCGTGGATGCTGAACCTGCGAGTCGAAGGTCTCGACGCGCTGCTCACGCGCCTTCGCGACGCCGGCATCGCGGTCGAGACGCGCGCCGACTGGGACACGCCCGAGACCGGGCGCTTCGCCCGCATTCACGATCCGGAAGGCAACGCCATCGAGCTGTGGGAGCCGCCCGCGGATTAG
- a CDS encoding M4 family metallopeptidase, translating to MSVRRTEGQGPVLTPRPTSTEAAPALVEKNTVKTATPDKAASPFAQDGFTPAQRVPQAPQGPGRLPLASPEAQAAVRTALTGLNAGAPQTLGPASQDFVPRSVERDALGMTHVRLDRQHEGVKVYGEQVISHLDKDGKLASVTGEKSTIPAGLGRETPKLSPAQAEELAREEFGEKPDKQPAVERLIYQDAAGEYHSAYRVELSQVAGQENPRQMNYMLDANTGELLSQFNPLDGFSSGRKGSTSGTGTTTPTTPAPTSPTTGKADDTTMYSGKVDLSTTKKADGSYVLEDTTRGKGVVTYDGRNMDEPTGRTQFTDKNDAWGEATDGSRTKAAVDAHYGAEMTYDFLKDVLGRDSLDNAGEKLTSYVHVSNDFVNAYWDGEKMNYGDGDGNTAGPLTTLDIAGHEIAHGLTERTAGLVYEGEPGGLNESFSDIIGAGVEWYASRKNPAVKFNWTVGEAAWTPKNGSNEDGLRYMNDPSKDGYSIDHYSNFPKQTEVHGSSGIANNAFYLLAEGGKNRTSGLEVKDGIGMDKSLKIFGRALTTYMTPKTTFAQAREATLQAATDLYGASSPELQKVKDAWNAVGVK from the coding sequence ATGAGCGTTCGTCGCACCGAGGGTCAAGGTCCCGTCCTCACTCCCCGTCCCACCTCCACCGAGGCCGCCCCCGCCCTCGTGGAGAAGAACACCGTGAAGACGGCCACCCCGGACAAGGCGGCCTCGCCGTTCGCTCAGGATGGTTTCACGCCGGCGCAGCGCGTGCCCCAGGCGCCCCAGGGCCCTGGCCGCCTGCCCCTCGCGAGCCCCGAGGCCCAGGCCGCCGTGCGGACCGCGCTCACCGGGCTCAACGCGGGCGCTCCCCAGACGCTCGGCCCCGCGTCCCAGGACTTCGTGCCCCGCAGCGTCGAGCGCGACGCGCTCGGCATGACGCACGTGCGCCTGGACCGGCAGCACGAGGGGGTGAAGGTCTACGGTGAGCAGGTCATCAGCCACCTGGACAAGGACGGCAAGCTCGCGAGCGTCACCGGCGAGAAGTCCACGATTCCCGCCGGGCTCGGCCGGGAGACGCCCAAGCTGTCCCCGGCCCAGGCGGAGGAGCTCGCGCGCGAGGAGTTCGGCGAGAAGCCGGACAAGCAGCCCGCCGTCGAGCGCCTCATCTACCAGGACGCCGCGGGCGAGTATCACTCCGCCTACCGCGTGGAGCTCTCCCAGGTCGCCGGCCAGGAGAATCCCCGCCAGATGAACTACATGCTGGACGCCAACACCGGCGAGCTGCTGAGCCAGTTCAACCCGCTCGACGGCTTCTCCTCGGGGCGCAAGGGCAGCACCAGCGGCACGGGAACCACGACCCCGACGACGCCCGCGCCCACCTCGCCCACGACGGGCAAGGCGGACGACACCACGATGTACAGCGGCAAGGTGGACCTCTCCACCACGAAGAAGGCGGACGGCAGCTACGTGCTGGAGGACACCACCCGTGGCAAGGGCGTGGTGACGTACGACGGCCGGAACATGGACGAGCCCACCGGCCGCACGCAGTTCACCGACAAGAACGACGCGTGGGGCGAGGCCACGGACGGCTCGCGCACCAAGGCCGCGGTGGACGCGCACTACGGCGCGGAGATGACGTACGACTTCCTCAAGGACGTGCTCGGCCGCGACTCGCTCGACAACGCGGGCGAGAAGCTCACCTCCTACGTGCACGTGAGCAACGACTTCGTGAACGCCTACTGGGACGGCGAGAAGATGAACTACGGCGATGGCGATGGGAACACGGCCGGCCCGCTCACCACGCTGGACATCGCGGGCCATGAAATCGCCCACGGCCTGACCGAGCGCACCGCGGGCCTCGTCTACGAGGGCGAGCCCGGCGGCCTCAACGAGTCGTTCAGCGACATCATCGGCGCGGGCGTGGAGTGGTACGCCTCGCGGAAGAACCCCGCCGTGAAGTTCAACTGGACGGTGGGCGAGGCGGCGTGGACGCCGAAGAACGGCAGCAACGAGGACGGGTTGCGCTACATGAACGACCCGAGCAAGGACGGCTACTCCATCGACCACTACTCGAACTTCCCGAAGCAGACGGAAGTCCACGGCTCGAGCGGCATCGCCAACAACGCCTTCTACCTGCTCGCCGAGGGCGGGAAGAACCGCACGTCGGGCCTGGAGGTGAAGGACGGCATCGGCATGGACAAGAGCCTGAAGATCTTCGGCCGGGCGCTCACCACGTACATGACGCCCAAGACCACGTTCGCCCAGGCGCGCGAGGCCACCCTCCAGGCCGCCACGGACCTCTACGGCGCCAGCTCCCCCGAGTTGCAGAAGGTGAAGGACGCCTGGAACGCCGTGGGCGTGAAGTAG
- a CDS encoding putative zinc-binding metallopeptidase, producing MMPPTQPDLLVMREKHSTEHGEGRGRLSPQREALLSARIKDLSLRLAGTPLERSIAQLHAELEAKGISFKPQCYLSDEWGCPSGVPVIGLPFYLADPNLLSIEADLGGGAETEAEILMYLRHEAGHAFNYAYRLYETEDWLHTFGDYSRPYRDDYKPQPFSRRYVTHISGWYAQKHPDEDFAETFAVWLTPGSDWARRYQGWGALKKLRYVEAIVAKLGRRPPVVSLATPDFTTEEMEGTVQDHYRQRDLDEKVDLELRDAFDQSLEDIFEGPGEAPVRAETLVRAERQRMMALVSQYSGVSRGVVRALVEHLIERTADMNLTLHPDDSREAICRLVSLVTVMSMNYLYTDRFFEE from the coding sequence ATGATGCCACCGACCCAGCCGGACCTCCTGGTGATGCGCGAGAAGCACTCCACCGAGCACGGAGAGGGGCGCGGCCGTCTATCTCCCCAGCGCGAGGCACTGCTCTCGGCGCGCATCAAGGATCTGTCCTTGCGGCTGGCGGGTACGCCCCTGGAGCGAAGCATCGCCCAGTTGCACGCGGAGCTGGAGGCGAAGGGCATCTCCTTCAAACCCCAGTGCTACCTGTCGGATGAGTGGGGCTGCCCCTCGGGGGTGCCGGTCATCGGCCTGCCGTTCTACCTGGCCGACCCGAACCTGCTGTCCATCGAGGCGGACCTCGGCGGCGGCGCGGAGACCGAGGCGGAGATCCTCATGTACCTGCGCCACGAGGCGGGCCACGCCTTCAATTACGCCTACCGGCTCTACGAGACGGAGGACTGGCTGCACACGTTCGGGGATTACTCGCGGCCCTACCGCGACGACTACAAGCCGCAGCCCTTCTCGCGCCGCTACGTCACGCACATCTCCGGCTGGTACGCCCAGAAGCATCCGGACGAGGACTTCGCCGAGACCTTCGCCGTGTGGCTCACGCCCGGCAGTGATTGGGCCCGGCGCTACCAGGGGTGGGGCGCGCTCAAGAAACTGCGGTACGTGGAGGCCATCGTCGCGAAGCTGGGCCGGCGGCCGCCCGTGGTGTCCCTGGCCACGCCGGACTTCACCACCGAGGAGATGGAGGGCACGGTCCAGGACCACTACCGCCAGCGCGACCTCGACGAGAAGGTGGACCTGGAGCTGCGCGATGCCTTCGACCAGTCGTTGGAGGACATCTTCGAGGGGCCTGGAGAGGCGCCCGTGCGCGCGGAGACGCTCGTGCGCGCCGAGCGTCAGCGGATGATGGCCCTGGTGAGCCAGTACTCGGGAGTGAGCCGGGGCGTGGTGCGCGCGCTGGTGGAGCACCTCATCGAGCGCACCGCGGACATGAACCTCACCCTGCATCCGGATGACAGCCGCGAGGCGATCTGCCGCCTGGTGTCCCTGGTGACGGTGATGTCCATGAACTACCTCTACACGGATCGCTTCTTCGAGGAGTGA
- a CDS encoding serine/threonine protein kinase, whose product MVGIPSALEPGTQVGRWLVVERLGMGGQGTVYRVEDLDHPGDFYALKLARYPHDARAEREVALMMTRAAHPGVARFHGCARWPHPRDGVLGFLMDLVPGQPLHLWAETGDTTFRQLAQVGGEVSLTLGDLHARGVLHRDLKPEHIVIREPDGKPILLDFGVGWYEGAPPLTTGPLPPGTPHLTSPEAVRFLWKSPERPGAHYAFQPTDDLYALGVCLYRAVTGYYPFPEHWPLDVLQYGILHLPPCPPVEVNPRVPRALSEVILRLLAKQPQARYPSGAAVHEALMAAIASAGAEWDAPVFARDEAGSILRPEPPRVSWPPPSVPRSRPRSKRGDWPWRIGLAAALLWFLMPGPRQPPEPPVPASEWSTDARVGPTTPRREAEPRPLPNQKRAPCTPKLELEFSGACWLSLEQRPPNCPPQTVAYEDKCLLPVVSSPSIPVSVDGGAPEAR is encoded by the coding sequence ATGGTCGGAATCCCAAGCGCACTGGAGCCAGGAACACAGGTGGGCCGCTGGCTCGTGGTCGAGCGGCTGGGCATGGGCGGCCAGGGCACCGTCTACCGCGTGGAGGACCTGGACCACCCCGGCGATTTCTACGCCCTCAAACTGGCGCGGTATCCCCATGATGCGCGGGCCGAGCGCGAGGTCGCCCTGATGATGACCCGGGCGGCCCACCCGGGTGTGGCCCGCTTCCATGGTTGTGCCCGCTGGCCTCATCCGCGCGACGGCGTCCTCGGCTTCCTCATGGACCTGGTGCCTGGACAGCCCCTTCACCTATGGGCTGAAACGGGTGACACCACCTTCAGGCAACTCGCCCAGGTCGGCGGTGAGGTGTCCCTCACCCTGGGCGACCTGCATGCCCGGGGCGTGCTCCACCGCGATCTCAAGCCCGAGCACATCGTCATCCGCGAGCCCGACGGGAAACCCATCCTGCTCGACTTCGGAGTGGGTTGGTACGAGGGCGCCCCTCCCCTCACCACCGGCCCCCTGCCGCCAGGCACCCCGCACCTGACCAGTCCCGAAGCCGTTCGCTTCCTGTGGAAGAGCCCCGAACGCCCCGGTGCGCACTACGCCTTCCAACCCACCGATGATCTCTACGCGCTCGGTGTTTGTCTTTACCGGGCCGTGACCGGGTACTACCCCTTCCCCGAGCATTGGCCTCTCGATGTGTTGCAGTACGGCATCCTCCATCTGCCGCCATGTCCCCCCGTGGAGGTGAATCCCCGGGTGCCTCGAGCCCTCAGTGAGGTGATTCTCCGCCTGCTGGCGAAACAGCCCCAGGCGCGCTACCCGAGCGGCGCAGCCGTCCATGAAGCGTTGATGGCGGCCATCGCCTCCGCTGGAGCGGAGTGGGACGCCCCTGTCTTCGCTCGGGATGAGGCAGGATCCATCCTCCGGCCCGAACCGCCTCGGGTGTCCTGGCCACCCCCTTCCGTCCCTCGCTCCCGACCGCGGAGCAAGCGAGGCGATTGGCCATGGCGGATTGGGCTCGCGGCGGCGTTGCTGTGGTTTCTGATGCCTGGACCGCGCCAGCCTCCGGAGCCCCCTGTTCCCGCTTCGGAATGGTCCACCGATGCGCGGGTCGGCCCGACGACCCCACGTCGCGAGGCAGAACCCCGCCCGCTTCCCAATCAGAAGCGCGCACCGTGCACCCCGAAACTCGAACTGGAGTTCTCCGGGGCGTGCTGGCTTTCACTCGAACAGCGACCGCCCAACTGTCCGCCCCAGACGGTCGCTTACGAGGACAAGTGCCTGCTGCCCGTGGTGTCCTCGCCGTCCATTCCCGTCAGCGTGGATGGAGGAGCGCCCGAAGCGCGGTGA
- a CDS encoding phospholipase D-like domain-containing protein, translating to MRSLAVAAAFAGGSLSLLSSCAPPDVDDAPEVGTTRAGINTASTTIGGYPVWVHFTNPPAHGGDDRTILNEAIRLINDTPSGGKIRAAIHSLTANGVYTALINAKNRGVSVQVVEDGSDEFEEDTSPRQLHSALGSNHVFCGDRKAGGNYGCITTDSSGIMHTKLYTFSQTKDPNGVLRSNVVWFGSANMTYATGSQTFNNTVTIYGDAEQFNQFNTYFNQLFAQKHYSGNNFYDASVPRGYWTGTARVYASPDQDGDLVYNRLNDIVANADCRVRVAQASIHDSRPELVDLLVRLKNGGCKVWVVANKVESTSLGKFKGAGISVRKHDVHDKFILVYSRFAESTDNRSLVFTGSHNWTYSANYRNDEIFVRLESEALYSAYYDHFNDAYNNGPAM from the coding sequence ATGCGTTCTCTCGCTGTCGCCGCCGCGTTCGCGGGCGGCTCCCTGTCGCTGCTGTCCTCCTGCGCGCCTCCGGACGTGGACGACGCGCCCGAGGTGGGCACCACACGGGCGGGGATCAACACCGCGTCCACGACGATCGGGGGCTACCCCGTCTGGGTGCATTTCACCAACCCACCCGCTCATGGGGGAGATGACCGGACGATCCTCAACGAGGCCATCCGCCTCATCAACGACACGCCCTCGGGAGGGAAGATCCGGGCGGCCATCCACAGCCTGACGGCGAATGGGGTGTACACCGCCCTCATCAACGCCAAGAACAGGGGGGTGAGCGTGCAGGTGGTGGAGGATGGCTCCGACGAGTTCGAGGAGGACACCTCGCCGCGGCAACTGCACTCCGCGCTCGGGTCGAACCACGTGTTCTGCGGCGACCGGAAGGCGGGCGGCAACTACGGGTGCATCACCACGGACTCCAGTGGAATCATGCACACCAAGCTCTACACCTTCAGCCAGACGAAGGATCCGAACGGAGTCCTCCGGAGCAACGTGGTGTGGTTTGGCTCGGCGAACATGACCTATGCCACGGGCTCGCAGACCTTCAACAACACCGTGACGATCTACGGCGACGCCGAGCAGTTCAATCAGTTCAACACCTACTTCAATCAGCTCTTCGCCCAGAAGCACTACTCCGGTAACAACTTCTACGACGCGAGCGTCCCACGCGGTTACTGGACGGGGACGGCCCGGGTCTATGCCTCACCGGACCAGGATGGAGATCTGGTCTACAACCGGTTGAACGACATCGTCGCGAACGCGGACTGCCGGGTGCGCGTGGCCCAGGCGTCGATTCATGACTCGCGGCCGGAGCTGGTCGACCTGCTGGTCCGGCTCAAGAATGGCGGCTGCAAGGTGTGGGTGGTGGCCAACAAGGTCGAGTCCACCTCGCTCGGCAAGTTCAAGGGCGCGGGCATCTCCGTGCGCAAGCACGACGTCCACGACAAGTTCATCCTGGTCTATTCGCGGTTCGCGGAGTCCACGGACAACCGGTCCCTCGTCTTCACCGGCTCCCACAATTGGACCTACTCGGCGAACTACCGCAACGACGAGATCTTCGTGAGGCTGGAGAGCGAAGCCCTCTACTCGGCCTACTACGATCACTTCAACGACGCGTATAACAACGGCCCCGCCATGTGA